One Hevea brasiliensis isolate MT/VB/25A 57/8 chromosome 6, ASM3005281v1, whole genome shotgun sequence genomic window, GCATAAGGCCCCCCAAAGTCTATAGTAATCCTCTCTGTTCTCTAGCCCAACCTTAAAGCCCATATCCAAGCCCATTtttaagaaatcaaccggacaaagTTCGGCCATATCTTGAATCATCTAACGGGGAGTTctcaactcacccgacctgtaataaCAACATATATAaatttggagagctcagctcacccttacaaTCCTCAATCAATCAATGAAGTCTAacgggagctcagctctctcatccatcATATATGTCCATCCCATTCAACTATATATacataatattaagtttacaacctcaattaataatcttttataaattgaaaattatattccctttccacaaagatatATTTCTATCCCAAATTATAGgccattttattttttaagatagtaatttatttattaacttcTTATTATACTCTTATTTAAAatgcatttaaaaaaataaaatttgttaaTTATGATAATAATTTAATCgcatgaattatttaatttttaacatatcAATATAAGTGGGGTatattggaaaaaaaaaactaaataaaatttattacttgAACTATATTaagtatatttttttaatcatttacaaACAAAAGTATATGGATTTACAAACAAAAGTAAATCCTTTTGTATGGAACGAATGtggtattaaattaattaaaattattttaaattaaatttattttattattttgattccattcttatttttaatgaagaacaaaccatgacaatatcaaaaatttcattactttcaaaatttttaaatgatagaGATTATCAAAATTTGAACTTCTTACCTCTGATACTATGAGATATTATGCATTTAATACAAGTTTGATTTcatatgagaataaattttatGATCATTTAATcacataaaattaattaaagtgtttatatAAATACATGAATTCAAATGTAAATAACAATGGTGAAGCTAACTATCACATTGTGAGGaccaaaatataaaattatatatatgtgtgcATGAGTGCACATACTTGTgtgaaaatatattaattatacgaTAAATAAATCATGTTgaattaattatttgaaatttaaaagtaGCGTAACtatctattaattaaaaatattatgaatTGTATAAAAGTAATGAATGAaagtcaatttttatttttttagatataATTCATTGAGTGACCATCTTATTAATAAAATctataaattaataaagatttatataatttaaataagaaaatagTAGAGCTTATTGGACTTGatagttattaaatttatttatatatataagtttaagcatataTTAATTACACCCTATAAGAAATATTTTGCATTACCAAATTATTAGTTTAATGATGTATTTATAACTTTGAAAATTCAACTTTGAATCTAAAAAGGAATAATAATTTCCATTCTTCCCAATAATGGCCAAAACTAAAAGTCCAAATgtaacactctctctctctctctatatatatatatatccaaatgAAATCCACCGTTGTTTTCAAAATCAAGCACTAAGAGAATGCATTGTCGTATAACTACTCTTTTGCCATTGTCCTTGTCACGTCTCTCAGCCTAATCCTGATAAATACAGAGTCCAACCACAAAGAACCACCAGAAAACAAAAGGCTGGGTTAGAAATGGATAATGCCAAGTTTATTTCTGTTTTCTATTTAAAAGTGAACAAAAGGAGGAGATTCAGGAGCTGTAAGAGAGTGATGAATTACTAGGAAGAGTTTCAATCCATGAAAGGACCATTTTTTACATATTTAATATCAAAtaatatttgattatttttatatttatgatCATACTTAAATTTGCAAATGCAACAAACACTTGAATtagaatttataaaaatttataatggcaaattattttctgaaaaatatcattattaataataatttaaataagtaattcaataatttttaaaataaaatatataaaatttaatctaTAAGTAGTTTTAAGAATACATCATTATTAAAAGTTTATATTGTTTTAtcatttgataaatttaaaataataataaaaataatttaaaatttatcagGACAATAAATGTTCTGATTCAATGGAGAAACAAGCCAAGAAAGTGCCCAAGTTGCTGAGGAAAACAGCGGGTAGGAGCTCTTGTTCCATATTTCAAGTGCCTCAAAGCCTTATGAAAATTCACTCAAAGGCCTTTCAACCACAAATTGTGTCCATCGGCCCCTACCACCATGGAAAAGTTGAACTCGAAATGATTCAAGAACACAAATTCCGATATCTTGAGTCTATTCTTGCTCGAGCAAGTGTTGGCTACGATGACTTCTACAATGCTATCGCAAATATGAAGGCGGCGATAAGGGAGTGCTATCCAGAGAGTACCAAAATAAAATATGGAGGCCGTGAGTTCATTGAAATGATGGTACTTGATGGATGCTTCATTATTGAGCTCTTCCGCAAGTTTCGAGGAGAACGTGATGATCACAATGATCCTATATTCAATGTGCCATGGATATTGCATTCTATCATGACGGATCTTCTCATGCTAGAGAATCTAGTTCCTTCGTCTGTTCTTCACACTTTGTTTGGATTGTCAATCTCGTCTTCAAGCAATGTTCCTGAAAAGAAAGATTGAATGAGAAAATTGACTTGTGTTTCTCCTTAAGATTACAAAGCTATATATACAGCTAGTGTATCAAATCAAATCCTAAAATTATGTTAATTATAATCAATAGAGATTACACCAAAACAACCCAATCAGCAAATTAAGGTAAATTTATACAAGATCAACAAAGTAAGGTAAGTCTTTAAAGTATACATTCgttactccccctcaagttggagcatgcaGTTGTGAAATGCCCAACTTGACCAGTAACTAATGAAAATGGTCGCGCCCAAGCGCTTTGGTGAAGATGTTCGCCAACTGATGAGTGGATGAAATTGTTGTTGGAGTGATGACTTTGGTTTGAATGTGTTGACAGATAAAGTGGCAATCGATTTCAAGATGTTTCGTGCGTTCATGAAATATTGGATTGGCAGCAATGTGAATAGCAGCAGGATTGTTGCAAAACAAAGGGATCGATGAAATGTGTGAAACATGGAGATCTTGTAATAAGCTTTTAAGCCAGATAATTTCACTGGTGGTAGTAGCCATTGCTCGATATTCTGCCTCGGCCGAGGAGGTTTGCTTTTTCAAGCACCATGAGATAGGTGAGGAACCAAGAAAAATGATGCAACCAGTGGTAGATTTTCGAGTAGTAGAACACCCTGCCCAATCAGCATCATAATATGCTTGTAATTCTAGTGAACTATCGAAAGGGAGCAATATTCCTTGGCCAGGATTACCTTTCAAATATTGTAACACACGATATGCTGCATCTAAGTGTGGTTTCCTTGGAGCATGCATAAACTAACTAAGAATGTGTACTGCATAATTGATATCTGGACAAGTAATTGTGAGGTAGAGCAATTGACCAACAAGTCACCGATATTGTTCTAGATTGGCACAAATATATCCTATTTCAAGAGAAAGCTTATGTTGCTGCTCCATGGGAGAAGAAACGGGTTTGCAACCTGTGAGTCCACTTTCGGCCAAATGTCAAGAGTGTACTTGCGTTGACTCAAAGCAATTCGTTTTGAAGAACGAGCCACttcaatgccaagaaaatacttgagTTTGCCTAGATCCTTTATATGAAACTTATCATCCAAATAGCATTTTAATTTTGCAATTCGATCTGAATCAGTGCCTGTGACTAtgatgtcatcaacataaaaCAGTATAGCAACATAAGAGGATCCACgagaaaaataaataaggaatgaTCAGCTATAGATTGTTGGAACCCAATAGCAAGTAAGGCAGTGGTGaacttttgataccaatttatgGATGCTTGTCATAGACCGTATAGAGACTTTCGCA contains:
- the LOC131180929 gene encoding UPF0481 protein At3g47200-like, whose translation is MEKQAKKVPKLLRKTAGRSSCSIFQVPQSLMKIHSKAFQPQIVSIGPYHHGKVELEMIQEHKFRYLESILARASVGYDDFYNAIANMKAAIRECYPESTKIKYGGREFIEMMVLDGCFIIELFRKFRGERDDHNDPIFNVPWILHSIMTDLLMLENLVPSSVLHTLFGLSISSSSNVPEKKD